The Onychomys torridus chromosome 4, mOncTor1.1, whole genome shotgun sequence genome includes a window with the following:
- the Pcmtd2 gene encoding protein-L-isoaspartate O-methyltransferase domain-containing protein 2 isoform X1 — MGGAVSAGEDNDELIDNLKEAQYIRTDLVEQAFRAIDRADYYLEEFKENAYKDLAWKHGNIHLSAPCIYSEVMEALDLQPGLSFLNLGSGTGYLSSMVGLILGPFGVNHGVELHSDVTEYAKQKLDVFIRTSDSFDKFDFCEPSFVTGNCLEIAPDCCQYDRVYCGAGVQKEHEEYMKNLLKVGGILVMPLEEKLTKITRTGPSAWETKKILAVSFAPLVQPCRSESGQPRLVQLPPLAVRSLQDLARLAIRGSIKRAMRQEATRGGGLKSTPMFKRRRLRRRRMETIVFLDKEVFASRISNPSDDTSYEDAEEDRREVAERTLREAKPEPPVNFLRQRVLRLPLPDPLKYYLLYYREK, encoded by the exons ATGGGCGGTGCTGTGAGTGCTGGTGAGGACAACGATGAGCTCATTGATAATTTGAAGGAAGCCCAGTACATCCGGACGGATTTAGTAGAGCAGGCTTTCAGAGCAATCGATCGAGCAGATTATTATCttgaagaatttaaagaaaatgcataCAAAGACTTGGCGTGGAAGCATGGAAACATTCATCTCTCAGCCCCGTGCATCTACTCAGAGGTGATGGAGGCTCTGGATCTGCAGCCTGGGCTGTCATTTCTCAATTTGGGCAGTGGTACTGGCTACCTCAGCTCCATGGTGGGGCTCATTCTAG GTCCTTTTGGTGTAAACCATGGGGTGGAGCTTCATTCAGATGTGACTGAGTATGCGAAGCAGAAACTGGATGTCTTTATCAGAACAAGTGACAGTTTTGACAA ATTTGACTTCTGTGAACCTTCCTTTGTAACTGGCAATTGCCTGGAGATTGCTCCAGATTGTTGTCAGTATGATCGTGTGTATTGTGGAGCTGGTGTGCAGAAAGAACATGAAGAGTACATGAAGAATCTTCTAAAAGTTGGAGGGATCCTTGTCATGCCCTTGGAAGAGAAG TTGACCAAGATAACACGCACAGGTCCTTCTGCTTGGGAAACAAAAAAGATTCTGGCTGTTTCCTTCGCCCCTCTGGTCCAACCCTGCCGTTCGGAGTCAGGACAGCCTAGACTTGTCCAACTGC CACCACTGGCCGTGCGCAGCCTGCAGGATCTGGCCCGGCTTGCTATCCGTGGCAGCATCAAGAGGGCTATGCGCCAGGAAGCCACCAGAGGAGGTGGACTGAAGAGCACACCTATGTTTAAAAGAAGGCGACTTCGTCGAAGGCGAATGGAAACTATTGTCTTTTTGGACAAAGAGGTCTTTGCCAGTCGAATTTCCAACCCCTCTGATGACACCAGCTATGAGGATGCAGAGGAGGATCGGCGGGAAGTGGCCGAGAGGACCTTGCGGGAGGCCAAGCCTGAGCCACCAGTAAACTTCCTTCGCCAGAGGGTATTGCGCCTCCCATTGCCTGACCCCCTGAAGTACTACCTGCTGTATTACAGGGAAAAGTGA
- the Pcmtd2 gene encoding protein-L-isoaspartate O-methyltransferase domain-containing protein 2 isoform X2 → MGGAVSAGEDNDELIDNLKEAQYIRTDLVEQAFRAIDRADYYLEEFKENAYKDLAWKHGNIHLSAPCIYSEVMEALDLQPGLSFLNLGSGTGYLSSMVGLILGPFGVNHGVELHSDVTEYAKQKLDVFIRTSDSFDKFDFCEPSFVTGNCLEIAPDCCQYDRVYCGAGVQKEHEEYMKNLLKVGGILVMPLEEKLTKITRTGPSAWETKKILAVSFAPLVQPCRSESGQPRLVQLRSAPVHSTTGRAQPAGSGPACYPWQHQEGYAPGSHQRRWTEEHTYV, encoded by the exons ATGGGCGGTGCTGTGAGTGCTGGTGAGGACAACGATGAGCTCATTGATAATTTGAAGGAAGCCCAGTACATCCGGACGGATTTAGTAGAGCAGGCTTTCAGAGCAATCGATCGAGCAGATTATTATCttgaagaatttaaagaaaatgcataCAAAGACTTGGCGTGGAAGCATGGAAACATTCATCTCTCAGCCCCGTGCATCTACTCAGAGGTGATGGAGGCTCTGGATCTGCAGCCTGGGCTGTCATTTCTCAATTTGGGCAGTGGTACTGGCTACCTCAGCTCCATGGTGGGGCTCATTCTAG GTCCTTTTGGTGTAAACCATGGGGTGGAGCTTCATTCAGATGTGACTGAGTATGCGAAGCAGAAACTGGATGTCTTTATCAGAACAAGTGACAGTTTTGACAA ATTTGACTTCTGTGAACCTTCCTTTGTAACTGGCAATTGCCTGGAGATTGCTCCAGATTGTTGTCAGTATGATCGTGTGTATTGTGGAGCTGGTGTGCAGAAAGAACATGAAGAGTACATGAAGAATCTTCTAAAAGTTGGAGGGATCCTTGTCATGCCCTTGGAAGAGAAG TTGACCAAGATAACACGCACAGGTCCTTCTGCTTGGGAAACAAAAAAGATTCTGGCTGTTTCCTTCGCCCCTCTGGTCCAACCCTGCCGTTCGGAGTCAGGACAGCCTAGACTTGTCCAACTGC GCTCTGCCCCTGTCCACAGCACCACTGGCCGTGCGCAGCCTGCAGGATCTGGCCCGGCTTGCTATCCGTGGCAGCATCAAGAGGGCTATGCGCCAGGAAGCCACCAGAGGAGGTGGACTGAAGAGCACACCTATGTTTAA
- the Pcmtd2 gene encoding protein-L-isoaspartate O-methyltransferase domain-containing protein 2 isoform X3, producing the protein MKNLLKVGGILVMPLEEKLTKITRTGPSAWETKKILAVSFAPLVQPCRSESGQPRLVQLPPLAVRSLQDLARLAIRGSIKRAMRQEATRGGGLKSTPMFKRRRLRRRRMETIVFLDKEVFASRISNPSDDTSYEDAEEDRREVAERTLREAKPEPPVNFLRQRVLRLPLPDPLKYYLLYYREK; encoded by the exons ATGAAGAATCTTCTAAAAGTTGGAGGGATCCTTGTCATGCCCTTGGAAGAGAAG TTGACCAAGATAACACGCACAGGTCCTTCTGCTTGGGAAACAAAAAAGATTCTGGCTGTTTCCTTCGCCCCTCTGGTCCAACCCTGCCGTTCGGAGTCAGGACAGCCTAGACTTGTCCAACTGC CACCACTGGCCGTGCGCAGCCTGCAGGATCTGGCCCGGCTTGCTATCCGTGGCAGCATCAAGAGGGCTATGCGCCAGGAAGCCACCAGAGGAGGTGGACTGAAGAGCACACCTATGTTTAAAAGAAGGCGACTTCGTCGAAGGCGAATGGAAACTATTGTCTTTTTGGACAAAGAGGTCTTTGCCAGTCGAATTTCCAACCCCTCTGATGACACCAGCTATGAGGATGCAGAGGAGGATCGGCGGGAAGTGGCCGAGAGGACCTTGCGGGAGGCCAAGCCTGAGCCACCAGTAAACTTCCTTCGCCAGAGGGTATTGCGCCTCCCATTGCCTGACCCCCTGAAGTACTACCTGCTGTATTACAGGGAAAAGTGA